Genomic DNA from Elgaria multicarinata webbii isolate HBS135686 ecotype San Diego chromosome 2, rElgMul1.1.pri, whole genome shotgun sequence:
gccggatgactggaggagggctaacgttgtccctatcttcaaaaagggcaaaaaggaggaacctgggaactacagaccagtcagtctgacatccatccctgggaaaattctggagcagattataaagaagtcaatctgtaaacaccttgaaaacaatgcagtgattactagaagccaacatggatctgtcaggaacaaatcctgtcagactaatttgatctcattttttgatctggtaacctcccttgtggactgtgggaatgctgtggacgtcatatatcttgacttcagcaaagcttttgacaaattgccccgtgatattctgattaacaaactagctaaaagtgggctagatggaacaactattaggtggattcacagttggctacagaatcggactcaaagagtacttatcaatggaaccttctcaaactggggagaggcaacgagtgtggtgccgcagggctcagtcctgggcccagtgctcttcaacatttttattaatgatttggacaaggaggtgcagggaacgctgatcaaatttgcagatgacacaaaattgggtgggatagctaataccctggaagacagaaacaaacttcaaagtgatcttgataggctggagtgctgggctgaaaacaacagaatgaaatttaacagggataaatgccaagttctacatttagggaatagaaaccaaatgcacagttacaagatgggggacacttggctcagcaatactacaaacgagaaagatcttggaattgttgtagatcacaagctgaatatgagccaacagtgtgatatggctgcaagaaaggcaaatgctattttgggctgcattaatagaagtatagcttccaaatcacgtgaggtactggttcctctctattcggccctggttaggcctcatctagagtattgcgtccagttctgggctccacaattcaagaaggatgcagacaagctggagcgtgttcagaagagggcaaccaggatgatcagaggtctagaaacaaagccctatgaagagagactgaaagaactgggcatgtttagcctggagaagagaagattgaggggagacatgatagcactcttcaaatacttaaaaggttgtcacacagaggagggccaggatctcttctcgatcctcccagagtgcaggacacggaataacgggttcaagttaaaggaagccagattccggctggacatcaggaaaaacttcctgactgttagagcagtacgacaatggaatcagctacctagggaggttgtgggctctcccacactagaggcattcaagaggcagctggacaaccatctgtcagggatgctttagggtggattcctgcattgagcagggggttggactcgatggccttgtaggccccttccaactctgctattctatgattctatgattctatgatctaaaaacccaaatgcaaaatacaatataaaaagcacaaccaggataaaaccacacagcacaaATTGATatgggattaaaatacagaattaaaacagcaaagtttaaatttaagtgttaaaatactatgaaaataaaaaggtcttcagctggaggtgaagagaatacagtgtaggcgccaggcggacctctctggggagctcgttcctcTATTGtggggtgccacaatagagaaagccctgctcctagtagccacctgccttacttcctttggcaggggctcacatagaagggcccctgtggatgatcttaatgtccaggcaggtacatatgggaggagacgttccttcaaaataacctgaccccaagccatttagggctttgtatgttagtacccgcgctttgaatcgggcccggatctggactgacagccaatgaagttgtaaaaggactggcgtaatgtgatctagTTGTGTTTCCTGTCTCTGCCTCATAAGATCCAAGCTGTCTCAGCCTGATCAACTGAGGGGGTTATTTAAATCCCCTTTACACACTCCCTCTGCGTACATGGTACTGTGTCAAAAAGGGTTTGCATGTGCTTCCTTAACATATGCAAGCACTGCATCTCCAAATCAGGAATATGGCAGGCCCATGAAGGTATTGCAGTATGGAAGTGAACAACATTCGCTTTTCACTGGGTTCTCATTGTCTGGATTCAGACAAGATGATAACCAATAGTGGTTTAAATAAtagacggttggttatttaagtCACCATGGACTACTGTGTTGTGTAGAGGAAGATTTTTAacaccaacagttggttattcggccgaaataagcaacacaaataaccaacactgtgcagaggtTGTGTTGTATAGAGGACACTGTTTGTTATTTCCCTTGTTAACAGTAGTTATTtcttcagccacagagtcacaaggcaagagcggtgaaagcggcagctgccgctctagtccaaccAGCAGGATCTTTTTcaccagcaatggctgatgggatattaggAGGAGGACTGAGGCGGGGAGGGAGATGAGTGAGTCATCTCAGTGGGGACTAATAGACAACTCAAACCTGATCCATTTTTTtgttattgtgaatatcaacaaaacagaacagaaaatacatcatgaaaacgggggggggggggctgtaccaaaacaaaaccccattCTAATCCACagcacagttgattattatcaaccctgtggggagtaccccttaaacaactgtcgagttaattattaccccactgttgactgttGTATTGGCCAAATGCCATTATTATCACCTGGGTTTTGCCTTCCAGATCCTGATATTGATCCTTCCTGGTATACAGGGCGAGGGATCCGACCTGTTGGACGGTTTGGTAGAAGAAGAGCAGCTGGGGAGAGAGGCCAGAAATCCATCTACAGGCATCAGCAAGCTTGCTTCCCTATAGAAGATAGCAATGAATCTTTGCAAGATGAATGATACTGCAGAAATGAATAATTTGCAATGATGGCAAGACAGAACACTAGTGCGTGAGCACATGCCTACCCCTCCTGAGGCCAAATAAAAAAGTTGGACCTTGCTGGAGTCTTTCTTTTATGGCTAATACCAAAAGAGTAATGCATCTCTAGAAGGTGTTGGGTTCTAGAGCGTCATTCTACTGTATTTCTCTACACTATATTATATTACTTTACTGTGTAAAATGCACCAGGAAATGCTGGGAAACACTTTAAGAAATGTTCTTAAAAAGAAGACAAATTCTTACAGTGATAGTTAACTTTATAGCAAAGCATCCTTTGCTATAATGCAAATGGATGCTTTGAGCACAGTAGCTACACTTTCTCATACAAGCGgcatttttccctttcattttatATTTCATCGTTAATAAACTGAAGGATTAGTCAGAATGGCTAGAATTTGACCTGAGTCATGGACATTCATAGTGGTAGCTTTGAAAAATACCTCGTCTATCGTCACTCTTCTGCTAAAATGATCTAAAGTGTtagacaacataataataataataaaaatatataatacagtCAATAAAAATATAAGTACAACAAGGAATTCCTAAAAACAATAATACAATACAACCAATACTTAAGCGAAACACAAATCTAGTGGCAGCAAGTCTAAAAGATATTATGCATTAAAAGGCAGCCTGACAAATTTTAATCAGGAAGGCTGTGGCACCATTACACAGAAGGCCCCTTCTCTCCTGCTCATGCAATGAATTTCTCGAGACACTACTGAGAGCAAGGCCTCTTGACAATGGTCTCCTTTCCTGGGCAGGCCTAGATGAGAGCAAGCATTCCCTGAAGTAACCTGGTCATAAGTATTTCAGGTATTAGAGGGCAGAGACAGCTTTTTGAATTTAGCCTGAAAGCAAATAGGAGGCCAGTGGAGTTGCCCTAAGATCACAGTTATACGCACTGACCAGCAAGCACCATACAAAAATCTGGCTTCCACATTTTGGTCCAATTAAAGCTTCTGggctattttcaaaggcagccccgcacAGAGTGCTTTACAGGAATCCAGGCTGGAGGTAATTGAAGCATTGGTGGCTGAAACCTAGgggtgatctacactactgctttaaagcgctttaaagcactttgaaaacattttgaaaactgtatatgcagtgtgtcctgggccccaacagttgtcaaaactgttgtaaagcactttaaatcagtagtgtaaaTCCTCAAGTCCGTGTTCTTCAGGTGAGACAGCAGCTGCACATCAGCTAAAGCTGCTAAATGTCACTCCTGGCAAAGCCTGCAGTCTAAGCATCCAAGGCAAAGGGATGTATCACAGAATACCCCCAAGCGATGTGCCTGCTCTTTCGAGTGTGAGCCCAGCCAGGCTGAACCACTTCACCTTGATCACCATGTTTTTGACTAATAGTACCTCAATTTTGTCTGGATTAAATTGTATTTTGTCAACTTCAATCCACCCCTAAATTATCTTCAGGCACTGGTTTATCACTTCCACTGCCTCCCTGGGATTGGATGATGGGAATGAGAGGTAAAACTGTGTGTCACTGATATTCTGGTGATAGCTGAGCCGAAACCTCTGGATGACATCACACAActatttcatgtagatattaaaaagcATTGGGGGGCCAAATGGAGCTTGCAGAACCCCACAGGCCAAAGGCACCAACTTCTGGGCCCATGAACAGAGCCACTGAAGAGCAGTATTACGTGCACCCATCCCAGCCAGATGGCCCAGGATACTACAGCCAATGGAACTGAAAGCAGTCAAAATATCTAGGTGAATTAGTACAGTAGTTCTACTCTTGTCCATTTCCTGTTTGGATAATGTACCAGAGAGACCAaggcaatttaaaaaaatcatgcctaaaaccagactggaatggatccaaataaacaatttcattcaaaaaaaaacaggagctgaaatcgtagaatcatagaattgttgagttggaagggaccacaaggatcatctaagtccaaccctctgcaatgtgcaggaaaaccaattaaaccatctacAAGAGGTGGCTGTCCGGCCTTTTCTTAAAAACTTCCAAAGCTGGAGAATCCacgacctccataggtagactattccactgttgtacagatcttactgtcaggaagtttttccttatatttaatcagaatctaggtagctgtaacttatttCGAATCCTGCTTTCTGTGACCATAGAAAATAGTTTTTGAACATCTTCCCTGTGTCAttcttttatgtacctgaacactgctaagaTGTCTCACCTcactctccttttctccagactgaacattccATGTTCCCTTGGCCTGTCCTCAAGTCTCTGTATCATCTtggttgcccccctctgaacctgttctaacctgtcaatttccttctggaaatgtggtacCCAGTGTAACGAAGGTCCGAGTTAATCGGATCTCCCCACTGGGCTGACTTAGGGGTTTCACTGTCCCCGAGCCCACCGGAACACCCCACTCCCTAGACCCTTGCCAAAATGGGACCGGAGGTTTCTGGAAtaaagacacacagacacaccgtAAGGACTAAAGCAAGTTTTAATACATGGGTGCTAAAACTAACAAGTAAGGCCTTGGCCGAAAATAGCAGCAACAGAGAgggtaaaggggagggggaggaaaagaagggaaaaaggTTAGTGGATGAGGTATAAACAACGAAGGCACAACTAGCCACAATTCCATTTAAAAGCGTGCAGCCACACCACTATCCCCCTCTCAGCCAAAGAGTGGTTAGCTTTTGTCCCAGAAAACCAGactctaaaacataacaaaactctATCTTTCCTCAATTACCCCGGCTGGGTTGCTTCTGACGTTCTTCGTCACCCCCGGACCGAAGACCCCGTATCCTGGCCAAGTTACTCTTTTTATCCCTATTCCTCCCAGCTGTTCCTGCCCCTCCTTCCTGAGAGGCGCTTAAGGTCCAATTAGCCTGACTAGGAGATAACATGCAGGTGTGAGGCCTCCAGCTGACCTTGGGGCCTTGGGAAGCTCCGGCCTCCGGAATCCTAACTCCCACCTTCTTCCCACATACCAAAACAGGGTCCTGGCGCCAGCCGGGTCATAAACACATCCCACCAGATACAAaccataaacatatcaaaccaATACTTATCTACCAATCTCAGCTATAACTCACTACTAGCAAGCAAATGGACACAATTTAAAACTTAACAATAACTTCACAACTCCCAGGTCCTTCATACCCAGAATCTTACACAATACTCTAGTTctggtctcactagtgccaaaTAGAGGAATAAGGAGTTCACTCGTCTTTGCTACAATGCTTCCTCTAATGCAGCCCAGTACTACATTAGCCCTTCTAGCACAtatctcacactgctgactcatgttcaggtTGTTGAcgaccacacccaaatccttctccgaTGTAGTGCTTAAAAGCCATGAATTccccatcttgtatgtgtactctacatttttcctccctaaatgtaataccttacatttctcccagttaaaggacatcttgttcTTCTCAGCCCAGTCTTCCAATCAGTACAAGTCAAATTGCAGTCTCATTCTGTCATCATGGATGTTGGCCAGACCTCCCAGTTTTGTGTAATCCACAAATTTGATAAGAAGCTTATCAATCCCATCATTCAGGTCATTAATACAAATGCTGAATAATATTGGCCCCAAGACAGAACCCTGTGGTACTCCACTGGTAGAGCCATCAAGTTAGATCTCTGTGTGTGCGGATAGCCAGTCGGTTTGGAGCCACCTTACTGTGGTGACATTCAAGCCCAACTTTAGCAGCTTGTCCATGAGAATGTCATGTGGaaccttgtcaaaagctttgctgaaattgaggtaaattatgtccacagcattccccttGTCCACTAGATTAGATACCCTGTCAAAGAAGGCGACAAGATTTTTCTCACATGACCAATTTTTGACAAAGCGATGCGAACTCTTAGCAATTACAGCATTGTCTTCAAGAGGCTTACAAATGCCCTGCTTTATTACCTGCTGTAACATCTTTCCAGGGATTGGTGTTAGACACACTGGTCAATAATTACCTAggtcctctttttttcctttcttgaagAGGGGGACTACATTTGCCCTTCTCCAGTTCTCTGGCCTCTCCCCAGTTCTCCAGGACTCCTCAAAGATAATTGGCAGGGGCCCTGACAGCTTCTTCTATACTCTAGGGTGTGTTTCATCAGGCCCTGGGGACTTGAAGACATTCAAATTGGCTAGAAGTTCCTGTACCACATCCTCACTGATCCGTACCTTCTCCAGTTGTGTTCATTCCCAGTCTATTCTACTTAACTCATCATTTCCTTTGGATGTAAAGACAGAGGCaaaataggatcatagaatagtagtgttggaaagggcctataaggccatcgagtccaaccccctgctcagtgcaggaatccacctcaaagcataccagacaggtggttgtccagctgcctcttgaatgcctctagtgtgggagaatccacaacctccctaggtaattggttccattgtcatactgctctaatagtcaggaactttttcctgttgtccagccagaaactggcttccAGAGTTGAGTTCCTCTGCTTTTCCTTGGTCATCTGTTCAGATTTCCCTATTTGGTGTAAGCAGTGAGCCCcccacctctgttgtcttccTGTTGCTGTTGCCATATTTGAAGAAGCCCTTCTTGCTAGATTTTGCCTCCCTTGCTAGCCTTTTCTTATTTTCTGTCTTTGCCTTCCTCACTTCATTCCTACATTCTGGGCTAAAGCTTTGTAGACTTCCTTATTCATAAGCCCTTCCTTCAATTTCCAGTAAGCACCCTTCTTTAGTCTCAACTCCTTCCTGAGGTGCCTGTTGAAACACATTGGCTTCTTTCGCTGTCTCCTTGTTTTCTTCCTCATTGGTATTTTTTTGAGACTACGCTGTCCTTaataattcccttttcaagaaatCCCAGCTGCCTACAACACTTTTGCCTTTGAGATTTTCTTCCCATGATATTTTCCTTACTATTTCTCTTAGCTTATTAAAATTGGCCTTCATTGTTTGATTTTTTGAGGCTTCAGTTATCTGCTTTAGTAAATCTCCATCTAGCTCTTCTGACTGATTTGGTGGTCTGTAGCAGACACCTAGCAAGACATCCCTTCTGTTAGGTTGCCCTTTTATCTTAACGTAGAAGCTCTCAACACTTGTGTTCCCATTAGTCCAGTGGATCTCTGAACAGGTAAGCTCATTCCTGATATATAGCGCTGCACCACCAAGTGTGCCCATCAAGACTCATGTTCCACTGGTGGGATTCATCCCACCATGTTTCTGTAATTCCTATTATGCCATACTTGCCTTGGTGGCTCATGATATGCAGCTCATCTTGCTTGTTTCCCATTCTTTGTGCAGTAGGGTAAAGACATGTGTTCATAGTCTCCTTTTCCCTTTATGCCTGTCTTTCCTTtgtttctctattattattattattattattattattattattattattattattgttattatttatttatttatatagcaccatcaatgtacatggtgctgtacagattacacagtaaatagcaagaccctgccgcataggcttacaatctaatagagttgtagtaaacaataaggagggaaagagaatgcaaacaggcacagggaagtgtaaacaggcactgggtagggtgaagctaaacagtatagagtcagaacaaactcaatatttaacagctatagggaacagaaaggtttttagctgagttttgaaagctgtgattgagtttgtagttctcaagtgttctggaagagcgttccaggcgtaaggggcagcagaagaaaaaggacgaagccgagtaagggaagtagaggtccttgggcaggcgaaaagcatggcatcagaggagcggagagcacgagcggggcaatagtgaggagagataggcaggagctaggccatgaaaagctttgaaggtcaacaggagaagtttgtattggattctggagtgaattggaagccaatgaagagatttcaaaagtggagtgacatggtcagagcggcgggccaagaagatgatcttagcggcagagtggtggacagagaccagcggactgatgtgagacaaaggaaggccagagagaagaaggttgcagtagtcttggcagaagagtcttggcagaagagacagacaaaaatggtcggatcctggcaatattatacaggaagaaatgacaggatttagctactgttaAACTAGTAAAGCTCCtatacactagggctgtgcacagacccccgcaATCCACTTCATGGCCCAGTCctgaacttccggatcgggcccgatcctctttgggcCAATCCGCCTAttccccgctccgctccaccctaTGAGGCAGTAATGATAAGCTCAGATGATGCCGATGTGTTTATTATGTGTTTGGGATTCCATGACAGAATCATGGctaatttttttctgaaatgtggtACCAAAATACGTATACGAGTCCTTGACATTGGGAAAATAGCTTCAACTCCTGGAGAAAATGTTTGTCGAGCTATGATAGGTCTCCATAcgtttgctttttatactgtattttgtatttgtgtttttagattgttggttgttttattatgttcttcatggttttaattatttgtgaaccgcccagagagcttcggttattgggtggtataaaaattaaataaataaataccggatGTGACACAGTAAGTGCATTTGCAGGAAAAGGAAAAGTAAGTGCATTCAAAATCCTGTCTGCCAACAGACATACACAGGAAACATTT
This window encodes:
- the PRLH gene encoding prolactin-releasing peptide: MRLPVVCLLCLLLLDCLVLPDTECRILERSMEIRNPDIDPSWYTGRGIRPVGRFGRRRAAGERGQKSIYRHQQACFPIEDSNESLQDE